One genomic segment of Campylobacter sp. includes these proteins:
- the thiH gene encoding 2-iminoacetate synthase ThiH, with amino-acid sequence MMKTGYLAGMEDIGSEMMERTLALREGFCEEASEADVQRAIGAKNRDLRDFAALLSVRAGEHLEQIARTAAREKAAHFGSNVAVFTPIYISNYCDNLCVYCGFNCKNKIARARLDETQLKAEFEAIAASGLEEILILTGESEKNSPVRYIGRACELARQYFKVIGVEIYPLNSADYAYLHTCGVDFVTVFQETYDPARYAQLHLAGNKRVFAYRFAAQERAIRGGMRGVGFAALLGLGDFRRDAFATGVHAWLLQRKYPRAEIAFSVPRLRPIINNDKINPKDVGERELLQVMCAYRLLLPSAQITISTRERAGFRDNAIRIAASKISAGVSVGIGGHSEQRGDEQFEISDARSVSEVCEAIRDGGLQPLMSEYIYV; translated from the coding sequence ATGATGAAAACCGGCTATCTAGCGGGCATGGAGGATATCGGAAGCGAGATGATGGAGCGTACGCTTGCTCTGCGCGAGGGCTTTTGCGAGGAGGCGAGCGAGGCGGACGTGCAAAGGGCGATCGGCGCGAAAAATAGGGATCTGCGCGATTTTGCGGCGTTACTAAGCGTGCGCGCGGGCGAGCATTTGGAGCAGATCGCTCGTACTGCGGCGCGCGAAAAAGCGGCGCATTTCGGCAGCAACGTTGCCGTTTTCACGCCGATTTACATCTCAAACTACTGCGACAATCTGTGCGTTTACTGCGGCTTTAACTGCAAAAACAAAATCGCGCGCGCAAGGCTTGATGAGACGCAGCTAAAGGCGGAGTTTGAGGCGATAGCGGCGAGCGGGCTGGAAGAAATTTTGATCCTCACCGGCGAGAGCGAGAAAAACAGCCCCGTGCGCTACATCGGGCGCGCCTGCGAGCTCGCGCGGCAGTATTTTAAGGTAATCGGCGTCGAAATTTATCCGCTAAACTCCGCCGATTACGCCTATCTGCACACTTGCGGCGTCGATTTCGTCACCGTTTTTCAAGAAACCTACGACCCCGCGCGCTACGCGCAGCTGCATCTTGCTGGCAACAAGCGCGTTTTTGCGTATCGCTTCGCAGCTCAAGAGCGCGCGATCAGAGGCGGTATGCGCGGCGTGGGCTTTGCGGCGCTTTTGGGGCTCGGGGACTTTCGCCGCGATGCCTTTGCTACGGGCGTGCACGCGTGGCTGCTTCAGCGCAAGTACCCGCGCGCCGAGATTGCCTTTTCGGTGCCGCGCCTGCGCCCGATTATCAACAACGATAAAATAAACCCGAAAGACGTCGGCGAGCGCGAGCTGCTGCAGGTGATGTGCGCGTATCGGCTGCTGCTGCCAAGTGCACAGATCACGATCTCCACGCGCGAGAGGGCGGGCTTCCGCGACAATGCGATCAGGATCGCGGCGAGTAAAATTTCAGCGGGCGTAAGCGTCGGTATCGGCGGGCACAGCGAGCAGAGGGGCGACGAGCAGTTCGAGATCAGCGACGCGCGTAGCGTAAGCGAGGTCTGCGAGGCGATCCGCGACGGCGGGCTGCAGCCGCTGATGAGCGAGTATATCTATGTGTGA
- a CDS encoding cation diffusion facilitator family transporter, with translation MEVPQAAYSRDKIIIRTGAIGIISNVILAAFKGVVGLISGSIAIVLDAVNNLSDALSSVITIVGVHLASKQPDRAHPFGHGRIEYLSAIVIAVIILYTGGVSLVESIKKIIHPQAANYNAVSLVIIAVAVAAKFSLGLYTQKTGERVNSDSLIASGVDAKYDALVSLATLVAALISLIFGLSLEAYLGAIISALLIKTAYEILRDTISKLLGSRPSLELTNEIYDVVRGFEGVIGAYDLMFHDYGPDKMVGSIHIEVAESTTAAQIDALTRRIQNAVFAKFNIILDTVGIYAFNKNDPRAAEIYEHIKQMALSHEFVSQIHGFYLDEEKRSISFDVIVDFAAPDMEATFRAVCKQVRAAYPNYTLIITRDSDYSG, from the coding sequence ATGGAAGTGCCTCAAGCGGCGTATAGCAGAGATAAAATCATCATTCGCACCGGTGCGATCGGTATCATTTCAAATGTAATTTTAGCGGCATTTAAGGGCGTCGTGGGGCTGATCTCGGGCTCGATAGCGATCGTGCTTGATGCGGTAAATAACCTAAGCGACGCGCTTTCGTCCGTCATTACGATCGTGGGCGTGCATCTTGCTAGCAAGCAGCCCGATCGCGCGCACCCCTTCGGACACGGCAGGATCGAGTATCTAAGCGCGATCGTAATCGCCGTCATCATCCTCTATACCGGCGGCGTCTCGCTCGTTGAATCGATCAAAAAGATCATTCATCCGCAAGCGGCGAATTATAATGCGGTTTCTCTCGTCATCATCGCCGTAGCCGTCGCAGCGAAATTTAGCCTAGGGCTTTATACTCAAAAGACGGGCGAGCGCGTAAATTCTGACTCGCTCATCGCTAGCGGTGTGGATGCCAAATACGATGCGCTCGTATCGCTAGCAACCCTCGTAGCGGCTTTGATTTCGCTTATTTTCGGACTGAGCTTAGAAGCGTATCTGGGCGCGATAATTTCGGCTCTTTTAATCAAAACGGCGTATGAAATTCTACGCGACACGATCAGCAAGCTTTTGGGTTCGCGTCCGAGCTTGGAGCTTACGAATGAAATTTACGATGTCGTGCGCGGCTTTGAGGGCGTCATCGGTGCGTATGATCTGATGTTTCATGACTACGGGCCCGACAAGATGGTCGGCAGCATCCACATCGAGGTCGCAGAAAGCACCACCGCGGCGCAGATCGACGCTCTTACGCGTCGCATCCAAAATGCCGTTTTTGCGAAATTTAATATCATCCTAGACACCGTAGGAATTTACGCGTTTAATAAAAACGATCCGCGCGCCGCCGAGATCTACGAGCATATCAAACAGATGGCGCTTTCGCACGAGTTCGTCTCGCAGATACATGGGTTTTATCTCGACGAGGAAAAGCGCTCGATCAGCTTCGACGTTATCGTCGATTTCGCAGCGCCCGATATGGAGGCGACGTTTCGCGCAGTCTGCAAGCAGGTGCGCGCGGCGTATCCGAACTACACGCTCATCATCACTCGCGATAGCGATTACAGCGGCTAA
- a CDS encoding ABC-F family ATP-binding cassette domain-containing protein: MVEIKDLTMRFGKQLLFENVNLSLDKGRRYGLIGANGAGKSTLLKILSGQIEASSGEILIQSGLKIGVLGQDQFAFESFSVKDAVLYGNKRLYDAVREKTQLYEAGEFNDEINERLGELEMICAEEDPAYEYETRIEKILSSLGLNDFDKKMSEIETSDKFKVLLAQVLFPRPDVLFLDEPTNNLDIDAISWLEFELNHHTGTLVVISHDRHFLNRVCTDILDVDFKRVREFSGNYDDWFIASNLIAKQAQFEREKKLKEKAELEKFIARFSANASKAKQATSRQKQLDKLDLSELATSSRREPSILFKPAREIGNEILELSGVDMSFGDIQILKNFNLKLAHGDKIAIIGRNGVGKSTLCKIIMGELAPLSGKVHMGATIEPGYFAQDTNNKISGELKLYEYLQSPQNRDLDEIRKCLGRMLFSGAEQEKSVGSLSGGEKHRVMLSKLMLQRPNLLVLDEPNNHLDLEAIIALGEALYNFAGCAICVSHDRELIDAFANRILHLKGDGEIVDFRGTYEEYRESLGASDD, translated from the coding sequence ATGGTTGAAATCAAAGATCTAACGATGCGCTTCGGCAAACAGCTACTTTTTGAAAACGTAAATTTAAGCCTCGATAAGGGCAGGCGGTACGGCCTCATCGGCGCAAACGGCGCGGGCAAATCGACGCTACTTAAAATTTTAAGCGGGCAGATCGAAGCAAGCAGCGGCGAAATTTTAATACAAAGCGGGCTTAAAATCGGCGTTTTGGGGCAGGATCAATTCGCATTCGAAAGTTTCAGCGTCAAAGACGCCGTGCTCTACGGCAACAAGCGCCTTTATGACGCCGTGCGCGAAAAGACGCAGCTTTACGAAGCGGGCGAGTTTAACGACGAGATAAACGAGCGCCTCGGCGAGCTTGAGATGATATGTGCGGAGGAGGATCCCGCTTACGAGTACGAAACGCGGATCGAGAAAATTTTAAGTTCGCTGGGGCTAAACGACTTCGATAAAAAGATGAGCGAGATCGAGACGAGCGATAAATTTAAGGTCCTTCTCGCGCAGGTGCTCTTCCCGCGCCCCGACGTGCTGTTTTTGGACGAGCCTACGAACAACCTCGATATCGACGCCATTTCGTGGCTCGAGTTTGAGCTAAATCACCACACGGGCACGCTCGTGGTCATCAGCCACGACCGCCACTTTTTAAACCGCGTCTGCACGGACATCCTCGACGTGGATTTTAAGCGGGTACGCGAATTTAGCGGCAATTACGACGACTGGTTCATCGCGTCCAATCTCATAGCCAAACAGGCGCAGTTCGAGCGCGAGAAAAAGCTCAAAGAAAAGGCTGAGCTTGAAAAATTTATCGCTCGCTTTAGCGCCAACGCAAGCAAAGCGAAGCAGGCCACGAGCCGTCAAAAACAGCTCGACAAACTCGATCTTAGCGAGCTTGCGACCTCTTCGCGCAGGGAGCCTAGTATTTTATTTAAGCCCGCCCGCGAGATCGGCAATGAAATTTTAGAGCTAAGCGGCGTGGATATGAGCTTCGGCGATATTCAGATTTTGAAAAATTTTAACCTCAAGCTCGCTCACGGCGATAAGATCGCGATCATCGGGCGAAACGGCGTGGGCAAAAGCACCCTTTGCAAGATCATCATGGGCGAGCTCGCGCCTCTTAGCGGCAAGGTCCACATGGGCGCCACGATCGAGCCCGGGTATTTCGCGCAGGATACGAATAATAAAATTTCAGGCGAGCTCAAGCTCTACGAGTATCTACAAAGCCCGCAGAATAGGGATCTGGATGAAATTCGCAAATGCCTTGGACGTATGCTTTTTAGTGGCGCGGAGCAGGAGAAAAGCGTGGGTAGCCTAAGCGGCGGCGAGAAGCACCGCGTGATGCTAAGCAAGCTAATGCTGCAACGCCCGAACCTGCTGGTGCTTGATGAGCCCAACAACCACCTCGATCTTGAGGCGATCATCGCGCTCGGCGAAGCGCTGTATAACTTCGCGGGATGCGCGATCTGCGTGAGCCATGACCGCGAGCTCATCGACGCGTTTGCAAATAGAATTTTGCACCTCAAAGGAGACGGTGAAATCGTTGATTTTAGGGGAACTTACGAGGAGTATCGCGAGAGCTTGGGGGCGAGCGATGATTAA
- the thiS gene encoding sulfur carrier protein ThiS, giving the protein MIKICVNGEPLQLAQDMSVSEFLRRRGHDLRLVALERDGEILKKEAWENTQISSGKKYEIVEFVGGG; this is encoded by the coding sequence ATGATTAAGATCTGCGTAAACGGCGAGCCGCTACAGCTGGCGCAGGATATGAGCGTGAGCGAGTTTTTGCGCCGGCGCGGACATGATCTGCGCCTAGTAGCGCTCGAGCGCGACGGCGAAATTTTAAAAAAAGAGGCGTGGGAGAACACGCAGATCTCAAGCGGCAAAAAATATGAGATCGTCGAGTTCGTAGGCGGCGGCTGA
- a CDS encoding thiamine phosphate synthase, which translates to MLDLELASRITIITNRALCGGEAALLARIADFAAAGVGEIVVREKDLDEAAYAALFGKILLARKSGFCADTARADGIFADEARVVKFSETQAFASGSNASAAYADKISLYERNADEVSRKKLHSGGGRSELCADGARKHGAATDEIRPKNSACVLDEILSENFTGAANCENDSTPGEISLRGAVCETKLAAEGVRSAENAESMQSTQSVENTNDVHSAKNARSSQSAQYAENSESIEGVENSQSVKKAENSQSAEGAQIAESARRLPMLFVHNFADFALSAGVRNLWLPLGVLRGFSAAHGAEFLRANFKKLVASCHSEAEAREALELGAGAICLSHIFATDCKAGLAPKGLNLIRAVREFFAGEIYALGGITPRNFASVLRAGADRIAVMSSAMAARDASDFIRKFKK; encoded by the coding sequence ATGCTAGATTTAGAGCTTGCTTCGCGCATTACGATCATCACAAATCGCGCGCTCTGCGGCGGCGAGGCGGCGCTGCTTGCGCGCATAGCTGATTTTGCTGCGGCAGGCGTAGGCGAGATCGTCGTGCGCGAGAAGGACTTAGACGAAGCGGCATATGCGGCGCTGTTTGGTAAAATTTTACTCGCTCGCAAGAGTGGGTTTTGCGCGGATACAGCCCGTGCGGACGGGATTTTTGCAGATGAAGCTCGTGTCGTTAAATTTAGCGAAACCCAAGCTTTCGCGAGCGGATCGAACGCGAGCGCGGCCTACGCGGATAAAATTTCGCTCTACGAGCGCAACGCAGATGAAGTTTCTCGAAAAAAGCTCCATTCAGGCGGCGGTAGGAGCGAGCTTTGCGCGGATGGGGCTCGCAAGCACGGTGCCGCTACAGATGAGATACGGCCTAAAAATTCCGCTTGCGTTTTAGATGAAATTTTGTCTGAAAATTTTACTGGCGCTGCAAATTGCGAGAATGATAGCACACCGGGCGAAATTTCGCTTCGCGGCGCCGTATGCGAAACGAAACTAGCGGCAGAAGGCGTACGGAGCGCAGAAAATGCGGAAAGTATGCAGAGTACGCAAAGTGTGGAAAATACGAATGATGTGCATAGTGCAAAAAACGCGAGGAGTTCACAGAGCGCGCAGTATGCAGAAAACTCGGAAAGTATAGAGGGCGTAGAAAATTCACAGAGCGTGAAAAAGGCGGAAAACTCGCAGAGTGCGGAGGGCGCGCAGATAGCAGAGAGTGCAAGGCGCCTACCCATGCTATTCGTGCATAATTTCGCGGATTTTGCGCTGAGCGCGGGAGTGAGAAATTTATGGCTGCCGCTTGGTGTTTTGCGGGGCTTTAGCGCGGCGCACGGCGCGGAGTTTTTGCGTGCAAATTTCAAAAAACTGGTCGCTTCCTGCCACAGCGAGGCGGAGGCGCGCGAGGCGCTGGAGCTGGGTGCCGGCGCGATCTGCCTAAGCCACATCTTCGCGACCGATTGTAAGGCGGGGCTCGCGCCGAAGGGGTTAAATTTGATCCGCGCCGTGCGGGAGTTTTTCGCGGGCGAAATCTACGCGCTAGGCGGCATAACGCCGCGCAATTTCGCCTCCGTCCTACGCGCGGGAGCCGACAGGATCGCCGTTATGAGCTCAGCGATGGCTGCGCGCGACGCGAGCGATTTCATAAGAAAATTTAAGAAATGA
- the thiF gene encoding sulfur carrier protein ThiS adenylyltransferase ThiF: MQIKLNGKAYETGASDLEGLKREVKFSGEIAVINGYASTQNCELKAGDELFLLARGAELAPQELRELMLARNAPAVNEALQGSRVAICGLGGLGSNVAILLARAGVGELFLIDFDVVEPTNLNRQQYEIGDLYKPKTAALREKIARVNPFVCVRTLNERLTAQNVAEILKNERIICECFDDAAAKAMIFGAFGGTDRFLICASGMAGSGDANEIRTTRLGKNVFVCGDRKSAAAQGVGLLAPRVAICAAHQANVALRLILGEEG, from the coding sequence ATGCAGATAAAATTAAATGGCAAAGCTTACGAAACGGGCGCGAGCGATCTTGAGGGGCTGAAGCGCGAGGTTAAATTTAGCGGCGAGATCGCCGTGATAAACGGCTATGCGAGCACGCAAAACTGCGAGCTGAAGGCGGGCGATGAGCTCTTTTTGCTCGCGCGCGGCGCGGAGCTGGCGCCGCAGGAGCTTCGCGAGCTGATGCTTGCTCGCAATGCCCCCGCCGTAAATGAGGCGCTGCAAGGCTCGCGCGTGGCGATCTGCGGGCTCGGCGGGCTCGGCTCCAACGTCGCGATCCTACTTGCGCGCGCGGGCGTGGGCGAGCTCTTTTTGATCGACTTCGACGTCGTCGAGCCTACCAACCTAAACCGCCAGCAGTACGAGATCGGCGATCTTTACAAGCCCAAAACAGCCGCTCTGCGCGAAAAAATCGCGCGCGTAAACCCGTTCGTGTGCGTGCGAACCTTAAACGAGCGACTTACCGCGCAAAACGTAGCCGAAATTTTAAAAAACGAGCGTATAATTTGCGAGTGCTTCGACGACGCGGCGGCGAAAGCGATGATTTTTGGTGCATTCGGCGGTACGGATCGCTTTTTGATCTGCGCTAGCGGCATGGCGGGCAGCGGCGATGCCAACGAGATCCGCACGACGCGGCTCGGCAAAAACGTTTTCGTCTGCGGCGACCGCAAAAGCGCCGCGGCTCAGGGCGTGGGGCTGCTCGCTCCGCGCGTGGCGATCTGCGCCGCACATCAAGCAAACGTCGCGCTTAGGCTGATTTTGGGCGAGGAGGGCTAG
- a CDS encoding Mrp/NBP35 family ATP-binding protein yields MSKDEVLNLLKSVIYPGFSKSIVDFGFVKEVEIGDRIFVGIEIPSAKPEIAAELRSAAQKALGADAEILIKQPKIAEEKSNSRSGKNIAPQIKHFVMISSGKGGVGKSTTTLNLAISTAKLGKRVGILDADIYGPNLPRMLGEDKTQASVVGQKLKPILSHGVEMMSMGVLMEEGASLIWRGSMIMKAIEQLLKDVAWSDLDVLFLDMPPGTGDAQLTLAQSVPVTAGVCVTTPQTVALDDSARGLDMFEKLHIPIAGLIENMSGFICPDNGKEYDIFGRGGAQKLAQRYNTEVIGEIPIEIAIREGGDSGKPVSFYAPDSLSAKRYEEAARKLWEKIEKIDREELADNSAIQPVMDGKSACSN; encoded by the coding sequence ATGAGTAAAGACGAAGTCTTAAATTTGCTTAAAAGCGTGATCTATCCGGGCTTTTCTAAAAGCATCGTGGATTTTGGATTTGTAAAAGAGGTCGAGATTGGCGATAGAATTTTCGTAGGGATCGAAATCCCCAGCGCCAAGCCTGAGATCGCAGCAGAGCTTAGATCGGCGGCGCAAAAGGCGCTCGGCGCGGACGCCGAAATTTTAATCAAACAGCCCAAGATCGCCGAGGAAAAGAGCAACTCTCGCAGCGGCAAAAATATAGCGCCGCAGATCAAGCATTTCGTGATGATCAGCAGCGGCAAGGGCGGCGTAGGCAAGAGCACGACGACGCTAAATTTAGCTATCAGCACGGCAAAGCTCGGCAAGAGGGTAGGGATTTTGGATGCCGATATTTATGGGCCGAATTTGCCGCGAATGCTAGGAGAGGACAAGACGCAAGCAAGCGTCGTGGGGCAGAAGCTAAAGCCGATTTTAAGCCACGGCGTGGAGATGATGAGCATGGGCGTGCTGATGGAGGAGGGCGCGAGCCTCATCTGGCGCGGCTCGATGATAATGAAGGCGATCGAGCAGCTGCTAAAAGACGTGGCGTGGAGCGATCTGGACGTGCTGTTTTTGGATATGCCTCCAGGCACGGGCGACGCGCAGCTTACCTTGGCTCAGAGCGTGCCGGTGACGGCGGGCGTGTGCGTTACGACGCCGCAGACGGTCGCGCTGGACGACAGCGCGCGCGGGCTTGATATGTTCGAAAAGCTCCACATCCCGATCGCAGGCCTTATCGAGAATATGAGCGGCTTCATCTGCCCAGATAACGGCAAGGAGTATGATATCTTCGGTCGCGGCGGCGCGCAAAAGCTGGCGCAGCGATACAACACCGAAGTAATCGGCGAGATCCCGATCGAGATCGCTATCCGCGAGGGCGGCGACAGCGGCAAGCCGGTAAGCTTCTACGCGCCCGATTCTTTGAGCGCGAAGCGCTACGAAGAGGCTGCGCGCAAGCTGTGGGAGAAGATCGAGAAGATCGACCGCGAGGAGCTGGCGGACAACTCCGCGATCCAGCCGGTGATGGACGGAAAGAGCGCCTGCTCGAATTAG
- a CDS encoding tetratricopeptide repeat protein, with protein sequence MKKIILGLALLGSLAFGITFSKEQVKQFEQNCEAGDFEACSYAGALYKNPTLFGGNASDRDYKKALYYFKKACDGNDYVACSDLGAMYHGGKGVKKDYKKAVELFDKACDGGYADGCNNLGYMYANGKGIKMDMTRAMGYARRACDAGSWMACGNFASVLEAGGDRARATQYYQKACEMGKKHPGLFGYDKDSLREYCDKYDMLK encoded by the coding sequence ATGAAAAAAATCATCTTAGGTTTAGCCCTGTTGGGCTCTTTGGCTTTTGGCATAACTTTTAGCAAAGAGCAAGTTAAACAATTTGAGCAAAATTGCGAAGCAGGTGATTTTGAGGCTTGCAGTTACGCCGGCGCTCTTTATAAAAATCCGACCTTGTTCGGGGGAAACGCATCCGATAGGGATTATAAAAAAGCACTTTACTACTTTAAAAAGGCTTGCGACGGAAACGATTATGTAGCTTGCTCGGATTTGGGAGCAATGTATCATGGTGGCAAAGGGGTGAAAAAAGATTATAAAAAGGCTGTCGAACTATTCGATAAAGCTTGCGACGGCGGATATGCAGACGGCTGCAACAATTTAGGTTATATGTATGCAAATGGTAAAGGGATTAAAATGGATATGACGCGGGCTATGGGATATGCCAGAAGAGCCTGCGATGCGGGAAGTTGGATGGCGTGCGGGAATTTTGCTTCAGTTCTTGAAGCAGGTGGCGACAGAGCAAGGGCGACACAATACTATCAAAAGGCCTGCGAAATGGGCAAAAAACACCCAGGGTTATTCGGCTACGATAAAGACTCTTTACGAGAATACTGCGATAAATACGACATGCTAAAATAG
- a CDS encoding tetrahydrodipicolinate N-succinyltransferase N-terminal domain-containing protein: MKEIKSLSELRAFADKVRAAKGYRDPMMWAIGRVFKGRAEGHKSLSVNYAYVNFKDGLVSAAVLIHALTECGEVVDFSGSECVLPLTHKALKKAIEALKFLQPDAKEGAHKNLQVLLAVKEAMKSDEHASFCASFIFEDTAPKSVESVYLKLYALSLNLCEPRTLNLDGAFSVLPNVAWDENARPIELWWLHENEIHLKMQGRYPRIISVDKFPRYLSHVAPPQNVRILDDAKVRLGAHIAAGTTVMPGAAYVNFNAGTTGSVMIEGRVSSSVVVGEGSDIGGGASILGVLSGTNGNAVSIGKHCLLGANSVTGIPLGDRCIVDAGIAVLEGTKVFIAQKDREALAALNAGFAFDREIYKGLELSGLSGLHFRQNSQSGQITASISKRAIKLNAELH, from the coding sequence ATGAAAGAGATTAAAAGCCTAAGCGAGCTGCGAGCTTTTGCGGATAAAGTTCGCGCCGCAAAGGGTTATCGCGATCCGATGATGTGGGCGATCGGTCGCGTATTCAAGGGGCGTGCGGAGGGACATAAAAGCCTAAGTGTGAATTACGCGTACGTAAATTTTAAAGATGGGCTAGTAAGCGCAGCAGTGCTAATCCATGCTCTAACCGAATGCGGCGAGGTCGTGGATTTTAGCGGTAGTGAGTGCGTCCTTCCGCTAACGCACAAAGCCCTAAAAAAGGCGATCGAGGCTTTAAAATTTCTACAGCCAGACGCTAAAGAGGGCGCGCACAAAAATCTGCAGGTGCTACTTGCGGTTAAAGAGGCGATGAAATCGGACGAGCACGCGAGCTTTTGCGCTAGCTTTATCTTTGAGGATACCGCGCCGAAAAGCGTCGAGAGCGTCTATCTCAAGCTTTACGCGCTTTCGCTAAATCTCTGCGAGCCGCGCACGCTCAATCTAGACGGCGCATTTAGCGTGCTTCCGAACGTCGCGTGGGACGAAAACGCCCGCCCGATCGAGCTTTGGTGGCTGCATGAAAACGAAATCCATTTAAAAATGCAGGGCCGTTATCCGCGTATCATCAGCGTCGATAAATTTCCGCGCTACCTAAGCCACGTCGCACCGCCGCAAAACGTGCGGATTTTAGACGATGCGAAAGTGCGTTTGGGTGCGCATATCGCCGCGGGTACGACCGTGATGCCGGGTGCTGCGTATGTGAATTTCAACGCAGGCACGACTGGCAGCGTTATGATCGAGGGGCGCGTCAGTAGCTCGGTCGTCGTGGGCGAGGGCAGCGACATAGGCGGTGGCGCGTCGATTTTGGGTGTGCTAAGCGGCACCAACGGCAATGCTGTGAGCATCGGCAAACACTGCTTGCTGGGCGCAAACTCCGTCACGGGCATTCCGCTAGGTGATCGCTGCATCGTGGATGCTGGTATCGCGGTACTTGAGGGCACGAAGGTTTTCATCGCGCAAAAGGATCGCGAGGCGCTAGCGGCGCTAAATGCGGGCTTTGCGTTCGATCGCGAAATTTATAAAGGGCTTGAGCTTTCCGGGCTTAGCGGACTTCACTTCCGACAAAATAGCCAAAGCGGGCAGATTACGGCAAGCATTAGCAAGCGTGCGATCAAACTCAACGCGGAACTGCATTAA
- a CDS encoding thiazole synthase has translation MDDKLILGGKEFSSRLIMGSGKFDHAMIDACVRHAGCEIVTLALRRVNESKSRNILDFIPRGVTLLPNTSGARNAEEALRIARLARELGCGDFVKIEIIGDSKYLLPDNAETIKACEALAREDFVPLAYMHADLCAARDLVSAGAAAVMPLAAPIGSNRGLMMRGMIEILLDEIDVPIIVDAGLGAPSEACEAMQMGCAAVMVNTAIATSGDLALMARAFALGVQAGRDAYLAGLGVVSKTACASSPLTGFLR, from the coding sequence ATGGACGATAAACTGATCTTAGGCGGCAAGGAGTTTAGCTCGCGCCTGATAATGGGCTCTGGGAAGTTCGATCACGCGATGATCGATGCCTGCGTGCGGCACGCGGGCTGCGAGATCGTCACGCTTGCGCTGCGCCGCGTAAACGAAAGCAAGAGTCGCAATATCTTGGATTTCATCCCCCGCGGCGTCACGCTGCTGCCAAACACCAGCGGCGCGCGAAACGCCGAGGAGGCGCTGCGGATCGCACGGCTCGCGCGCGAGCTGGGATGTGGCGACTTCGTAAAGATCGAGATCATAGGCGACAGCAAATACCTTCTGCCCGACAACGCTGAGACGATTAAGGCCTGCGAGGCCCTGGCGCGCGAGGATTTCGTGCCGCTTGCCTACATGCACGCCGATCTGTGCGCCGCTCGCGATCTGGTAAGCGCAGGGGCTGCCGCCGTGATGCCGCTTGCAGCGCCGATCGGCTCCAACCGCGGGCTGATGATGCGCGGAATGATCGAAATTTTACTAGACGAAATCGACGTACCGATCATCGTAGATGCGGGGCTCGGCGCGCCTAGTGAGGCCTGCGAGGCGATGCAGATGGGCTGCGCCGCGGTGATGGTGAATACGGCGATCGCCACGAGCGGGGATCTGGCGCTGATGGCGCGGGCGTTTGCGCTCGGCGTGCAGGCGGGGCGCGATGCCTATCTGGCGGGGCTAGGCGTCGTTTCTAAGACGGCCTGCGCAAGCTCGCCGCTAACGGGATTTTTGAGATAG